In the Solibacillus sp. FSL K6-1523 genome, one interval contains:
- a CDS encoding MFS transporter: MNYIQKGTKQFTLTNLALFAAGFITFANLYVTQPLLPQFAHDYDVSPAVASLSLSVATCVLAFSLILFGSLSEAWGRKKLMIVSIIATSFLTITLAFAPTFEILLLLRIIQGFVFAGVPAIAMAYLGEEMEPASLGVAMGLYISGNAIGGLSGRVIMGMMTDFFNWQMGMIFLGLLSLIICLYFIWALPPSKHFKPRPLQLKAMTQSLWQHVKDPSLICLFGIAFTLMGSFVTMFNYIGFKLLDAPYNLSATVVGWIFIVYLVGSWSSAWFGSLSDRFGRQRVLYIGIFIMMSGGLLTLPESLYVKIIGITVFTFGFFGSHSIASGWVSRRAIKDKAQASSLYLFAYYLGSSFGGTLGGVFWVRYGWIGIIVYITSALTITFTLAAVIHYINQSQETVQTRVQT, translated from the coding sequence ATGAATTACATACAAAAAGGAACAAAACAATTTACACTTACGAACTTAGCTTTATTTGCAGCTGGATTTATAACTTTCGCCAATCTTTACGTAACACAGCCTTTATTACCACAGTTTGCACATGATTACGATGTATCTCCAGCTGTTGCAAGTCTATCACTTTCTGTTGCTACTTGCGTACTAGCCTTTAGTTTAATCCTGTTTGGGTCATTATCAGAAGCTTGGGGGCGAAAAAAATTAATGATTGTTTCCATCATTGCCACTTCATTTCTTACAATCACCCTTGCCTTCGCTCCAACATTTGAAATATTATTACTGCTCCGAATTATACAAGGCTTTGTATTTGCAGGTGTGCCAGCAATTGCTATGGCGTATTTAGGGGAAGAAATGGAACCGGCTAGCCTAGGTGTGGCAATGGGCTTATACATTAGCGGGAATGCGATTGGGGGACTTTCTGGGCGTGTCATTATGGGCATGATGACAGACTTCTTTAATTGGCAAATGGGCATGATTTTTTTAGGATTACTTAGCTTAATCATTTGTCTTTATTTCATTTGGGCTTTGCCGCCTTCGAAACACTTTAAGCCGCGCCCACTTCAATTGAAAGCGATGACGCAATCATTATGGCAACATGTAAAAGATCCAAGTCTCATTTGCTTATTCGGTATTGCTTTTACACTTATGGGCAGCTTTGTTACAATGTTCAACTATATTGGATTTAAACTTCTTGATGCGCCATACAATTTAAGTGCAACTGTTGTCGGATGGATTTTCATCGTTTATTTAGTTGGTTCATGGAGTTCTGCATGGTTTGGTAGCTTATCCGATCGTTTTGGTCGACAACGTGTTCTTTACATCGGTATCTTCATAATGATGAGCGGTGGGTTACTTACATTACCGGAAAGCTTATACGTAAAAATAATTGGCATTACCGTGTTTACATTCGGATTTTTCGGCTCGCATTCAATTGCCAGTGGTTGGGTGAGTCGCCGCGCCATAAAAGACAAAGCTCAAGCTTCATCGCTTTATTTATTTGCTTACTATTTGGGATCAAGTTTTGGGGGGACTTTAGGTGGTGTCTTTTGGGTGCGCTACGGCTGGATTGGCATAATCGTGTACATTACAAGCGCGTTAACTATCACTTTTACACTTGCTGCCGTCATCCATTATATCAATCAATCGCAGGAAACGGTTCAAACGAGAGTCCAAACATAA
- a CDS encoding DegV family protein — protein sequence MAKKIAWVTDTAALLTEEFIEKHHVHVLALNIIFEEGALRETVDMTHDEFYHKLRNAKQHPKTSQPAFGDHVALYEKLKEEGYDCAIAIHTSEQLSGTVVSSPMAAEQAGFKTYAIDSKIGSYPMQVMLERGMELEKQGLEPEQIVQQIEALCEKSELMFIPASFEQLHKSGRVSGTAMFLSNLLNIKLVIAYNEAGGVEVIQKVRADKRAKKFAVERLQEAIIKSPVLEVAVINCNNEAGAVEWIKDLKVQFPTINFTPTPLSACVGVHAGEGTLGLTWVRQ from the coding sequence ATGGCAAAAAAGATTGCATGGGTTACAGACACAGCAGCGTTATTAACAGAAGAATTTATAGAAAAACATCATGTCCATGTATTGGCATTAAATATTATATTTGAAGAGGGCGCTCTACGTGAAACAGTTGATATGACACATGACGAATTTTATCATAAATTGCGTAATGCAAAACAACATCCAAAAACATCACAGCCTGCATTTGGTGACCATGTTGCCTTATATGAAAAATTGAAGGAAGAGGGCTATGATTGTGCCATCGCCATCCATACTTCTGAGCAATTATCAGGCACGGTTGTCAGTTCTCCAATGGCCGCTGAGCAAGCAGGGTTCAAAACCTATGCGATTGATTCGAAAATCGGTTCTTATCCAATGCAAGTAATGTTGGAAAGAGGAATGGAACTTGAAAAACAAGGCCTTGAACCAGAGCAAATTGTGCAGCAAATTGAAGCGCTATGTGAAAAATCAGAGTTAATGTTCATTCCAGCGAGCTTCGAGCAACTACATAAAAGTGGTCGTGTATCAGGAACGGCGATGTTTTTAAGTAATTTGTTAAACATCAAATTAGTCATTGCCTACAATGAAGCAGGCGGAGTAGAAGTGATTCAAAAAGTTCGAGCAGACAAACGCGCTAAGAAGTTTGCGGTTGAGCGTTTGCAAGAAGCGATTATAAAATCACCCGTACTAGAAGTGGCGGTTATTAACTGTAACAATGAAGCTGGTGCGGTAGAGTGGATAAAGGATTTGAAAGTTCAATTTCCGACAATTAACTTTACACCAACACCACTTTCAGCTTGCGTTGGCGTACATGCTGGTGAAGGAACACTAGGACTTACTTGGGTTCGACAATAA
- a CDS encoding glutathione peroxidase, with amino-acid sequence MNLYDIAVRTANHEQYLLEKYKGNVLLIVNTASKCGFTKQFTQLEALFQKYKDQGFTVLGFPSDQFKQEFQTGEEAAKFCRLDYGVSFPMHEIVKVNGPDAHPLFQYLTSEKKGFLGQAIKWNFTKFLVDREGNVIKRYAPVDTPFVAEKEIVELL; translated from the coding sequence ATGAATCTTTATGATATTGCAGTGCGCACTGCAAATCATGAGCAATATTTATTAGAAAAATATAAAGGTAATGTCCTGCTCATCGTGAATACTGCCAGTAAATGTGGCTTTACGAAGCAGTTTACACAATTAGAGGCGCTATTCCAAAAATACAAAGACCAAGGTTTCACCGTTTTAGGCTTCCCATCTGATCAATTTAAACAGGAATTTCAAACTGGCGAAGAAGCTGCAAAGTTTTGCCGCCTCGATTACGGCGTATCATTCCCGATGCATGAAATTGTCAAGGTAAATGGACCTGATGCCCATCCGCTATTTCAATATTTAACATCGGAAAAAAAAGGCTTTTTAGGACAAGCTATTAAATGGAACTTCACAAAATTTTTAGTCGATCGCGAAGGCAATGTTATAAAACGTTATGCTCCTGTCGATACTCCCTTTGTGGCTGAGAAGGAAATTGTCGAATTATTATAA
- a CDS encoding glucose 1-dehydrogenase, translating into MGRLDNKVAIITGSAQGMGAAHAKLFVEQGAKVVLTDLNEEKGQAFAAELGENAIFVKQNVASEEDWATVVAKAEEAFGPVNVLVNNAGITMAKSMFDVSVEEYRRIVDINQVSVFLGMKTVAPSMEKAGGGSIVNISSLNGLVAGAIGYTDTKFAVRGMTKSAAISLAPKGIRVNSVHPGVIATPMTVQEDTKAAVEEFAKYIPLKRVAQPEEVSNMVAFLASDDSSYSTGSEFVIDGGISAQ; encoded by the coding sequence ATGGGTCGTTTAGACAATAAAGTAGCAATTATTACAGGTTCAGCACAAGGTATGGGTGCTGCTCACGCAAAACTTTTCGTAGAACAAGGGGCAAAAGTTGTTTTAACAGACTTAAATGAAGAAAAAGGACAAGCATTTGCTGCTGAACTAGGCGAAAACGCAATTTTCGTTAAACAAAACGTTGCAAGTGAAGAAGATTGGGCGACAGTTGTTGCTAAAGCTGAAGAAGCATTCGGTCCAGTAAACGTATTAGTAAACAACGCTGGTATTACAATGGCGAAAAGCATGTTCGACGTATCAGTTGAAGAATACCGTCGCATCGTTGACATTAACCAAGTATCAGTATTCTTAGGTATGAAAACAGTAGCACCTTCAATGGAGAAAGCTGGCGGCGGTTCAATCGTTAACATTTCTTCATTAAACGGTTTAGTAGCTGGTGCAATTGGTTACACAGATACGAAATTCGCAGTTCGTGGTATGACTAAATCAGCGGCAATCAGCTTAGCGCCAAAAGGCATTCGCGTAAACTCTGTACACCCAGGTGTTATCGCTACGCCAATGACTGTTCAAGAAGATACAAAAGCAGCTGTTGAAGAATTCGCTAAATACATTCCATTAAAACGCGTTGCACAACCAGAAGAAGTTTCAAACATGGTAGCATTCTTAGCTTCTGATGATTCAAGCTACTCTACAGGTTCTGAATTTGTTATTGACGGCGGGATTTCAGCTCAATAA